The genomic region TACCATCGTGGATATGCCAAATACTCCACTGCCAGCGATAAATACTGCGCGATTGAGAGCGAAAAAGAAACTTGCACAATCGAAATCTAAGGTTGAGATATTCTTCTACGGCGCTGTTACTGAAACCAATATGGAGGAGTTGGCAGGTATGAACGAAGAAGCGATAGGTTATAAGATATTCCTCGCTGATGGACCGCTATACATCAGACAGGAAGTGCTACTTGAAGCGTTCAGGGCAGTTGAAGCAACTTCAAAGCCGATTGTGGTGCATTGTGAGGACCAGGAGCTGATAGAGAAGCGGAGAGAAGAGTTAAAGAATAAGGATGTGCAGGCTGGTACTGAACTCCACTCATGGCTGCGACCTGCTCAGGCGGAACTATCGGCAGTCAGAAGGGTTCTGAGCCACGCTTCTGGTATAAGAAACAGCATTAATATAGCCCATATTTCAGTTTATGACTCCCTCTTGCTTATAAAACGCACAGCCGGGATTTATTGTGAAGTGACACCACACCATCTCTTCTTTAACACAGAAGACCTGAGTATAAAGAAAGGTCTTTTAAAGACGAACCCACCATTAAGAACAGAATCAAACAGGCGACAGTTGCTGGACGCGTTCAGGCGGGGCGAGATAGATTTCCTTGTGACCGATCATGCACCGCACACGATAGAGGAGAAGGCGTTCGGTCTCATGGATGCACCTGCAGGCGTCCCCAACCTTGATACTTTTGGTAGTTTCGTTGCATGGCTCATATACTCCCAGGGGGTCAATCCAGAGCTAATATCGAAGATGTGTTCATATAATCCGGCGAAGTTCCTGGGGCTACGGGATAGAGGTATTGTAGAGGTGGGTAAGCGAGCGAACCTGACAATTTTAGATCACAGGAGTGTGAAAGTTAAGTCTGAGCAATTGAGGACGAAATGTGGCTGGTCACCTTTTGAGGGCTATGAATTCCCTGGCACAGTTAGATATACGATCATTGATGGAGAGCCATTCATAGCAACTTCAGATGCCCTGTGACCTTATCTATCTCTTCAGCACTTGCGGGTCCTATCCCGATGGCGGTCACGGTTCCCGGCGGGACTTCAGTCAGTCCTGCATCCTCTACGATAGCGTATGGCAATCCAAGCTTCTCTGCCGCATCTCTTAATTTATTCAGTTCTTCCAGGCTGTACACCTTCAGTACGACCTTCTTCTGCCCCTGCTGCTTCCATCTCTCTCTATCCTGTATCGGGGCAAGTTCATAACTCAGTATAGATGCATGAGCAGCCTGTACAGCCGCTTTCCCTTTTGTGAGTTTCAGGTCCGCTCTGATAACTATACACTGTTTATAGCTCTTCTCCGTCTCCCGCTGCATAACTCCCTACACGCCTTCATCTTCGCCTTTACACGCATCGGGACATGGTTTGGTAATACTATAAGCCTGAAAGGAACTCCCCAATGCGTTCTAAAGCCTCTTTTAGCTCATATTCTGAGACTGCATAAGAGCATCTTATAAAACCCTCGCCACATGCACCGAAAACATTACCGGGTATTACAACCACCTTCTCTACCCTAAGTAACTGACGTGCAAACTCTTCCGAAGTCAGTCCGGTATTAGCAATGGAAGGAAAGGAGTAGAATGCACCTTTCGGCTCGAAACAACTCAACCCTATCTCCTTCAGACCCTGTACCATCAGTCTCCTCCGTCTATTATATTCGGCAACCATATCATCAACCTCGTTACTGCATTTAAGCGCTTCTAAGGCAGCCATCTGCGCGGTAATCGGTGCACAGAGCATTATATACTGATGTATCTTCATCATTGCTCCTATAAGGTCGCTGGGCCCCATAGCATACCCAATTCGCCAGCCAGTCATAGCATACGCTTTTGAGAAGCCATTAAGCAATATTGTACGCTCTTTCATACCATCCAGTGATGAGAAGCATGTATGTTCGCCTTCGTAAGTCAGTTTGCTGTAGATTTCATCTGATATAACGAGTAAATCATGCTCGTTCGCCATATCTGCTATCTCTTCCAGGTCTTTACGCCCCATTGTCGCTCCTGTGGGGTTATTCGGATAATTCAGGATTACCGCTTTCGTCTTCTCTGTTATTCTCATTTTCATCTTATCTGTACGCAGTTTGAAGCTGTCCCCCATCTCTGTATCCACACAGACAGGAGTTGCACCCGCGAATATCGTACAGGGCTTATAACTCACGTAAGAGGGCTCATGTACGATTACTTCATCATTGGGATTGAGAACAGCACGAAGCGCAATGTCAAGAGCTTCACTTACTCCTGTTGTTATAAGTATCTCATCTTCGGGGTCGTAATACACACCTGTCTCCCTGTATGTATAGTCAGATAGTGCCTGTCTCAGTTCTGATAGTCCCCAGTTGGATGTATAGGATGTGTAGCCCTTCTCCAGTGCAAATATACACGCCTCCCTTATGCTCCACGGAGTTACGAAGTCGGGCTCACCAACACCCAGGGAGATTACATCCTCCATGCGCTGTGCGATGTCAAAGAATTCTCTTATCCCTGAACCCCTTATCTGGCTCACCCTATCTGCTACTCTATTCTTCATTTCATTCTTCGATGTTTTGCGTTATGCTCCATTCTCAACTCTTATTTATGGGTTGTTTTATTTAAAATTGAGGTGCACCCTTGTTAGTATACAACTAGTTAAAGTTAAGAAACAGTATTATAAAACTTAAAACTTCCGATGCACGCACCTCCTTCTCGAAGTCTATGAGAAAGCGGCACCCTATGGCAGAATGTAGTCTCTTTTTGTCGTATACGTCCTTTAACGCCAGTTCTGTGTGAAGGCTTTGCACCGAGGGAATCAAACCAAACAGGCTTGATTGTTATTTTCTCCATAAACATAAACTTTTTGCTTTTTGCATCGCAAAACCTTTACTAAAACCTGGGGTGCACCCCCAATCATGTTTTTTCTGTTTACAACAATTATAGGAGCTGGACTCCAAAGGCTCAATTAATCCTTCTTGAGCGGTGGCAGCTTCCAGAGATTTAATATGAGCTCATTTGGTATCTGCCGCATTGGCATTGGATTGCCGGCATTGGTAATGAATCCAGTTGCCTTTGGCGTCCATTCGCCATGTCTAAGTAGTTCTGAAAAGATACCGCGCTTCACTTCCGACCCTGATCCTGATTCACAATAGTTATCAATAAAAGCTCCAATCAGCTCTTTCTGGCAACAAAACGAGAGTTTCTTCAAGGTATCCTCATAAAACCCGATATTCAGATGTGCAAGGACTTCAAAAACAGGTATACCTGCTGTGAGAGATATATGCTCACGCAGGAACCTTATCTTCTTCATCAACGCATCATGGGAGAGTTTAAAGCATGCCTGACATCTGTACATAACCTCACGAGCGCCAGCAAAGAAGAGGTCAATATCCCGATATCGCAG from Methanophagales archaeon harbors:
- the pyrC gene encoding dihydroorotase; translation: MHHDLVVEGKIVNPGVVHDTAQIGIDGAFITGLKKQGLRGEQSIEATGCLIFPGFIDLHAHLREDSSEKWSYKEDFRSGSAAALHGGITTIVDMPNTPLPAINTARLRAKKKLAQSKSKVEIFFYGAVTETNMEELAGMNEEAIGYKIFLADGPLYIRQEVLLEAFRAVEATSKPIVVHCEDQELIEKRREELKNKDVQAGTELHSWLRPAQAELSAVRRVLSHASGIRNSINIAHISVYDSLLLIKRTAGIYCEVTPHHLFFNTEDLSIKKGLLKTNPPLRTESNRRQLLDAFRRGEIDFLVTDHAPHTIEEKAFGLMDAPAGVPNLDTFGSFVAWLIYSQGVNPELISKMCSYNPAKFLGLRDRGIVEVGKRANLTILDHRSVKVKSEQLRTKCGWSPFEGYEFPGTVRYTIIDGEPFIATSDAL
- a CDS encoding peptidyl-tRNA hydrolase; this encodes MQRETEKSYKQCIVIRADLKLTKGKAAVQAAHASILSYELAPIQDRERWKQQGQKKVVLKVYSLEELNKLRDAAEKLGLPYAIVEDAGLTEVPPGTVTAIGIGPASAEEIDKVTGHLKLL
- a CDS encoding aminotransferase class I/II-fold pyridoxal phosphate-dependent enzyme: MKNRVADRVSQIRGSGIREFFDIAQRMEDVISLGVGEPDFVTPWSIREACIFALEKGYTSYTSNWGLSELRQALSDYTYRETGVYYDPEDEILITTGVSEALDIALRAVLNPNDEVIVHEPSYVSYKPCTIFAGATPVCVDTEMGDSFKLRTDKMKMRITEKTKAVILNYPNNPTGATMGRKDLEEIADMANEHDLLVISDEIYSKLTYEGEHTCFSSLDGMKERTILLNGFSKAYAMTGWRIGYAMGPSDLIGAMMKIHQYIMLCAPITAQMAALEALKCSNEVDDMVAEYNRRRRLMVQGLKEIGLSCFEPKGAFYSFPSIANTGLTSEEFARQLLRVEKVVVIPGNVFGACGEGFIRCSYAVSEYELKEALERIGEFLSGL